The following are from one region of the Pseudomonas putida genome:
- the mrdA gene encoding penicillin-binding protein 2 → MPQPIPLKDHEKEKHLVNRRLLACAALVFSLCAVLVGRLYVLQVLQHDQQTAVSENNRVHVLPIAPERGLIYDRNGVVLADNKPSFDLTMTRERAGGDTAKVLDTLAQVLNLGEDDRKQFDKDLRRGRKPFEPVTLMVGLSEEQIALVAVNQFRLPGLEVEPQFIREYPLAEHFAHSVGYVGRINEKEAKALDSTEYRGTQSIGKTGIERFYESQLHGHVGYEEVETNAQGRIMRVLNHKAPTPGQNIVLTLDAHLQLAAEKALGDRRGSVVVLDPANGDVLAMVSNPSFDPNLFVKGISFKQYAALRDSIDRPLFNRVLRGLYAPGSTVKPEVAIAGLDSGVITPGSRVFDPGYYELPNYDHKYRNWNRSGDGWVDMYTAIMRSNDTYFYDLAHKLGIDRLHDYLAEFGLGQKVSLDMFEEAPGLMPSAEWKRATRRQAWFPGETLILGIGQGYMQVTPLQLAQATSLLASKGVWHRPHLAMTVGGDAPVDPNPMPDIVLHDRHAWDQVSQGMQMVMHDPRGIARAAAAGAQYRIAGKSGTAQVVAIKQGERYNRDKTLERHRDNALFVGFAPADHPSVVVAVMIENGEAGGRVAGPVVREVMDAYLLDEQGHLKPQYAGGVVPRSVPHT, encoded by the coding sequence ATGCCGCAACCTATCCCTCTCAAGGACCACGAAAAGGAAAAGCACCTGGTCAACCGCCGGCTTCTGGCCTGCGCCGCCCTGGTGTTCAGCCTGTGTGCCGTCCTGGTGGGCCGGCTCTACGTGCTGCAGGTGCTGCAGCACGACCAGCAGACTGCCGTGTCGGAAAACAACCGCGTTCACGTGCTGCCCATCGCCCCCGAACGCGGGCTGATCTACGACCGCAACGGCGTGGTGCTGGCCGACAACAAGCCCAGCTTCGACCTGACCATGACCCGCGAGCGGGCCGGCGGCGACACGGCCAAGGTGCTCGACACGCTAGCCCAGGTGCTGAACCTTGGCGAAGACGACCGCAAGCAGTTCGACAAGGACCTGCGCCGTGGGCGCAAGCCGTTCGAGCCGGTGACCCTGATGGTCGGCCTGAGCGAAGAGCAGATTGCTCTGGTGGCGGTGAACCAGTTCCGCCTGCCAGGCCTGGAGGTGGAACCACAGTTCATCCGCGAGTACCCGCTGGCCGAGCATTTCGCCCACTCGGTGGGCTATGTGGGGCGCATCAACGAGAAAGAGGCCAAGGCCCTCGACAGTACCGAATACCGGGGCACCCAATCGATCGGCAAGACCGGCATCGAGCGCTTCTACGAAAGCCAGCTGCACGGCCACGTGGGTTACGAGGAAGTCGAGACCAACGCCCAGGGCCGGATAATGCGCGTGCTCAACCACAAGGCCCCGACCCCGGGCCAGAACATCGTCCTGACCCTGGACGCCCACCTGCAACTGGCCGCGGAAAAGGCCCTGGGCGACCGCCGCGGCTCGGTGGTGGTGCTCGACCCGGCCAATGGCGACGTGCTGGCGATGGTCAGCAACCCCAGCTTCGACCCCAACCTGTTCGTCAAGGGCATCAGCTTCAAACAGTACGCGGCCCTGCGCGATTCCATCGACCGCCCGCTGTTCAACCGCGTGCTGCGCGGCCTGTATGCCCCCGGTTCGACGGTGAAGCCGGAGGTGGCCATCGCCGGCCTCGACAGCGGCGTGATTACCCCGGGCAGTCGGGTGTTCGACCCGGGTTACTATGAACTGCCCAACTACGACCACAAGTACCGCAACTGGAACCGCAGCGGCGATGGCTGGGTGGATATGTACACCGCCATCATGCGTTCCAACGACACTTACTTCTACGACCTGGCGCACAAGCTTGGCATCGACCGCCTGCACGATTACCTGGCCGAGTTCGGCCTGGGCCAGAAGGTGTCGCTGGACATGTTCGAGGAAGCGCCCGGGTTGATGCCGTCGGCCGAGTGGAAGCGCGCCACCCGGCGCCAGGCCTGGTTCCCGGGCGAGACGCTGATCCTGGGCATCGGCCAGGGCTACATGCAGGTCACCCCACTGCAGTTGGCCCAGGCCACCAGCCTGCTGGCGAGCAAGGGCGTGTGGCACCGCCCGCACCTGGCCATGACCGTGGGTGGCGATGCGCCGGTCGACCCCAACCCGATGCCCGATATCGTGCTGCACGACAGGCACGCCTGGGACCAGGTCAGCCAGGGCATGCAGATGGTCATGCACGACCCGCGCGGCATCGCCCGCGCTGCCGCGGCCGGTGCGCAATACCGGATTGCCGGCAAGAGCGGCACCGCGCAGGTGGTGGCGATCAAGCAGGGCGAACGCTACAACCGCGACAAGACCCTGGAGCGGCACCGCGACAATGCCCTGTTCGTCGGCTTTGCTCCGGCAGATCACCCGAGCGTCGTGGTGGCGGTGATGATCGAGAACGGTGAAGCCGGTGGGCGGGTGGCTGGACCGGTGGTGCGGGAGGTGATGGATGCCTACCTGCTGGATGAGCAGGGGCATCTGAAGCCGCAGTATGCGGGCGGAGTAGTACCTCGGAGCGTGCCGCACACTTAG
- a CDS encoding MFS transporter translates to MNPDLKQRLDTDPMGRFQCLAIGICIILNMIDGFDVLVMAFTAASVSAEWRLSGAQVGLLLSAGLFGMAAGSLFIAPWADRLGRRPLILLCLALSGVGMLLSALSQSPLQLALLRGLTGLGIGGILASSNVIASEYASKRWRGLAVSLQSTGYALGATLGGLLAVWLLGHWGWRSVFLFGGIVTVLVIPLVLLWLPESLDFLLARRPANALARVNRLAARLGQPTLVQLPATAAREQGAASGFKQLLAPAMRRTTLVIWLLFFLVMFGFYFVMSWTPKLLVAAGLSAEQGITGGVLLSVGGILGAALIGGLASRWPLTRVLALFMLITAVLLVLFVANGASVSAALVLGLLIGLFSNGCVAGLYALSPVVYGASVRATGVGWGIGIGRMGAILSPTVAGVLLDGGWQPLHLYGVFASVFVLAAGCLLLLRSGTRPAPGLASDALSH, encoded by the coding sequence ATGAATCCTGACCTCAAGCAACGTCTGGACACCGACCCGATGGGGCGCTTCCAGTGCCTGGCCATTGGTATCTGCATCATCCTCAACATGATCGACGGCTTCGATGTACTGGTCATGGCCTTCACCGCTGCCTCGGTGTCTGCCGAGTGGCGCCTGAGCGGGGCGCAGGTGGGGCTGCTGCTCAGCGCTGGCCTGTTCGGCATGGCGGCTGGGTCGCTGTTCATCGCGCCATGGGCCGATCGCCTGGGCCGACGCCCGCTGATCCTGTTGTGCCTGGCGCTGTCCGGCGTTGGGATGTTGCTCTCGGCGCTGAGCCAAAGCCCGCTGCAACTGGCACTGTTGCGTGGACTGACCGGTTTGGGGATCGGCGGCATCCTGGCCAGTAGCAACGTGATTGCCAGCGAATACGCCAGCAAGCGCTGGCGTGGCCTGGCGGTCAGCCTGCAGTCCACCGGCTATGCGCTGGGCGCGACCTTGGGCGGTCTGCTGGCAGTATGGTTGCTGGGGCACTGGGGCTGGCGCTCGGTGTTTCTTTTCGGCGGCATCGTCACTGTCCTGGTAATTCCGCTGGTGTTGCTGTGGTTGCCGGAGTCACTGGACTTCCTGCTGGCACGCCGGCCAGCCAATGCCCTGGCACGGGTCAACCGCCTGGCAGCGCGCCTCGGCCAGCCGACACTGGTGCAACTGCCAGCAACGGCGGCAAGGGAGCAGGGCGCAGCCAGCGGTTTCAAGCAGCTGCTGGCACCGGCCATGCGCCGCACCACGTTGGTGATCTGGTTGTTGTTCTTCCTGGTCATGTTCGGCTTCTACTTCGTCATGAGCTGGACGCCGAAGCTGCTGGTGGCCGCTGGGCTGTCGGCCGAGCAGGGCATCACTGGCGGGGTGCTGTTGAGCGTTGGCGGCATCCTCGGCGCGGCGCTGATCGGCGGCCTGGCTTCGCGCTGGCCACTGACCCGCGTGCTGGCGCTGTTCATGCTGATTACCGCGGTGCTGCTGGTGCTGTTCGTGGCAAATGGCGCCTCGGTCAGCGCGGCGTTGGTATTGGGGTTGTTGATCGGGCTGTTCTCCAACGGCTGCGTGGCCGGGCTGTATGCCCTGTCGCCGGTGGTCTATGGCGCTTCGGTGCGCGCCACTGGTGTGGGCTGGGGCATTGGCATCGGCCGCATGGGCGCGATCCTGTCGCCGACGGTGGCTGGTGTGCTGCTCGATGGCGGCTGGCAACCGTTGCACCTGTACGGGGTGTTCGCCAGCGTGTTCGTGCTGGCCGCAGGTTGCCTGCTGTTGCTGCGGAGCGGAACCAGGCCGGCTCCAGGCTTGGCTAGCGACGCACTGAGCCACTGA
- a CDS encoding OprD family porin — translation MMHTTCTLTRSALAVSLALGLGLPAWAEEAGFFEDAKAGLTLRNYYFNRDFRDPGAAKSNVEEWAQGFIFKFSSGYTPGLIGLGLDGIGMFGVKLDSGRGTSGSELLPVHDDGRAADNYGRAGLAAKLRVSATELKVGELLPDIPLLRYDDGRLLPQTFRGAMFDSREIEGLSLQAGQYREVSLRNSSDMQDLSAWAAPGVTSDGFNYAGAEYRFNQQRTLIGAWHSQLKDIYQQSYFNLLHSQRAGEWTLGANLGYFIDRDDGQARIGDIQSRTGYALLSAARSGHTLYLGLQKVSGDSQWMSVYGSSGRTLGNDMFNGNFSNADERSWQVRYDYNFAALGVPGLLAMVRYGHGENVSTAAASNGKEWERDTEVNYTFQSGPLMNLNVRLNNATNRRSFSGDFDQTRLIITYPLTL, via the coding sequence ATGATGCACACGACTTGCACGCTGACCCGTTCGGCCCTGGCGGTTTCGCTGGCGCTGGGCCTGGGGTTGCCGGCCTGGGCCGAAGAAGCGGGCTTCTTCGAGGATGCCAAGGCCGGGTTGACACTGCGCAACTACTATTTCAACCGTGATTTTCGCGACCCAGGGGCGGCCAAGAGCAATGTTGAAGAATGGGCCCAGGGCTTCATCTTCAAGTTCAGTTCAGGCTACACCCCAGGGTTGATCGGTTTGGGCCTGGACGGCATCGGCATGTTCGGCGTTAAGCTGGACAGTGGCCGCGGTACCAGCGGCTCCGAATTGCTGCCGGTGCATGATGACGGCCGCGCGGCTGACAACTATGGGCGCGCCGGGTTGGCGGCGAAGCTGCGCGTTTCGGCCACCGAGTTGAAGGTGGGTGAACTGCTGCCGGACATTCCATTGCTGCGCTACGACGATGGCCGCCTGTTGCCGCAGACCTTCCGCGGCGCTATGTTCGACTCACGCGAGATCGAAGGCCTGAGCTTGCAGGCTGGCCAGTATCGTGAGGTAAGCCTGCGCAATTCGTCTGACATGCAGGACCTTTCTGCCTGGGCTGCGCCAGGAGTGACTTCGGACGGTTTCAACTATGCCGGTGCCGAGTACCGTTTCAACCAGCAGCGTACGCTGATCGGCGCCTGGCATTCGCAGCTGAAGGATATCTACCAGCAGAGCTACTTCAACCTGTTGCATAGCCAGCGGGCTGGGGAGTGGACGCTGGGTGCGAACCTCGGTTACTTCATCGACCGGGACGATGGCCAGGCGCGCATCGGCGATATCCAGAGCCGTACCGGCTACGCCTTGCTGTCTGCCGCGCGCAGTGGTCACACGTTGTACCTAGGGCTGCAGAAGGTGAGTGGTGATAGCCAGTGGATGTCGGTGTACGGCAGTAGCGGGCGGACCTTGGGCAACGACATGTTCAACGGCAACTTCAGCAATGCTGACGAGCGCTCATGGCAAGTGCGTTACGACTACAACTTTGCCGCGTTGGGCGTGCCAGGCCTGCTGGCCATGGTGCGTTACGGGCATGGCGAGAACGTGAGCACGGCGGCAGCCAGCAATGGCAAAGAGTGGGAGCGCGATACCGAGGTCAACTACACCTTCCAGAGCGGGCCATTGATGAACCTCAATGTCCGGCTTAACAACGCGACCAACCGGCGTAGCTTCAGTGGTGACTTTGACCAGACACGGTTGATCATCACCTATCCGCTGACGTTGTAG